ctttttttttttaatcacttacaAAGTACCTATTTTACTTGTTCTGAAAAAAACAATTAAGGTAAAAGTACTGATATCACTCCTCCCATAAAAAACACTCATAACATTTATATCAAACATGAACATAccaaaactttttaatatttattttctattctttctcacttttttttttttttggacagcaTCTCCATTTTTCGTAGCCCGTGCCATTGCTGTAGCTATGGGGATCCATTTCATTATAATGGTAATGATATGCGGTGCCATAATCGTACATTGTAAGTGATAGTAGAGAAGTAGATAGAGCATTCTCGATCTAATGATTGCAATGCATTACTTTGATTAGTATTCAGAAGCACAGAGACATAAACTAACAATATTGTATGTGTCTTTATGTTTTTGCTGTTAGTGTAAAAATGTGTCTACTTTTGCTAGGACTATGTTACTaatcacattttaataattttgatttttttattattgaactgTGTTTTACattagttttatattagttttagttgtacaacatagtgatttgacaattctatacattactccaTGCTCACAGTGATGAGTGTAatcaccatctgtcactatacaatgttattacaatattattgactatattccctatgctgtacttttcatcttcatgacttattttataactgaaagttggtacctcttaatcctcttaatgattattttaatagcaTTATTCAACAAAGAAGCTCCAATTTCTTTGCAAGGTaagtgaaagtttttttttttttttttaaagattttatttatttattcatgagagacagagagagagaggcagagggagaagcaggctcccaaggagcagggagcctgatgcgggactcgatcccaggaccctgggatcatgacctgagccgaaggcagacgcttaaccatctgagccacccaggcgcccagtgaaagttttttttaacattttgaagcaCAAGTTACATAAATCTCTATATAATTGAGTATAGGCATGTATCCAATGTTGTTAACAAGAGAATgtataagaaaattattaatttttgtcCATGATCCACAACATTCCAAAATTTTTTATGGGTTAACAACGAAAGAGTGcttctaaaaagaagaagatatttagttttggcatctctctctctctctatatatatatatatatataaatgtgtaaagATATGTCATTGGAGATGATCAGATTGGTTTATCTGGAATGTTAAAGTTACAATAAAAGAGTATTTAACCTGTCTAGACAAAATCTGCTATAATGTTCAAACTTGTACAGAATTAAGAATATATTCTCTCTTTCAGAATGTTATTGTGGCCCATGTCCTAAAAACTGGATATGTTATAGAAATAACTGCTACCAATTTTTTAATGAGAGCAAAAGCTGGTACCAGAGCCAAGCTTCTTGTATGTCTCAAAATTCCAGTCTCCTGAAGATATACAGCAGAGAGGATCAGGTTGagtgtttgttttaatttcccttcTTATATTCATTTCTAACATGTGAGGCAAATCACTGGAATATAAACCTGAAACATAAGAGAGGCACTACGACTGAGATATATCCACCCTAAATCTTTCTGaatcaaaaataagaaagcactgggcacctgggtggctcagtcggttaagcatctgccttcaggtcaggtcctgatcccagagtcttgggatggagccctgcatcaggccccttgctcagtagagagcctgctttgccctctccctctgcccctccccccccacttgtgtgctctttctctctctcccttgttctctctctcaaatagataaataaagcctttttaaaaatattaaaattcaaaattttaaaaaataaataaaaataagaaaacacagaaattatAGGTATTATGTACAGTGTTTAAGTCAGAATTAGGCTAGAGGACAGAATTCATTTCCCTAAgtgtgggaaaaaaatgattgaatGATTATGGCCTTGTATTAACTAAAATTCTAAGCACTGATTTTATTTGTGGTCTCAAACAGGATTTCTTTAAATTGGTGAAGTCATATCACTGGATGGGACTAATACAAATTCCAGCAAATGGATCTTGGCAGTGGGAAGATGGCACCATTCTCTTGCCCAGCCAGTAAGTCTGTAGCAATAGGTGTCTATTTGTGGATTTGTCTCTAAGCTGTCCCTATGGTCATTCAAGATCACATTATTTCACACAATGCCAGGATGTTCCCATATTctaatagattcagaaaaaaactCTGAGGACCTAAGTTTAGGAGATTATGGAGCAGAGCAGCCAACACCAATAATAATGAGTTACATTAATTGTTTGCTATGTGCTAAGTACTGCTTAGCAGTACATAATACTAtggccattttacagataaggagactaGAGGAGAGGTTAAATATCAAAAACATATTCTTTCTTGAGGTTATTAACTGAAttgttgagatataattacaTTCAATAAactacacatatttaaagtgtacaatttgataaattttgaaaaaggtATACATCCACAAAACCATTAATAACatcaaaataattaacatatttatcACCTGCAAAACTTTCCCTTTGCACCCTTGTAATATCTGCTTCTTATCCCTTTCTGCCCACCTCTTTCTGTCCCCAGGcaactaatctgctttctgtcattatagattaatttgcaatttatagaatttaatataaatggatttCTGCCATATgtactattcattttttttttaagatttacttatttattttgagagagtgagaatgagagagagagagagtacatgagagggagtagggttagagggagaagcaggctcctcgccgagcggggagcccgatgcaggactcgatcccgggactccaggatcatgacctgagccaaaggcagtcgcttaaccaactgagccacccatgcgccccataTGTACTATTCTTATGTCTGGctttttcactcagtataattattttgagattcaggCACCTCAAGGCatgtataaaaaattaatttctttttattcctgagaGGGATTCCATCTATGAGTGTAGCTCAATTTGATTATCctttcatctgctgatggataGATAGGTGGGTAATTTCCAGTTGTTGACTATTAACAATAAGGCTACTTGCAATGAAGagttgtgtacaagtctttgtatgaacataggctttcttttctcttacattaatacctaggagtggaatggttGGGTAATATAATAGGtatgtgttttactttttaagaaactgccaaactattttccaaagtaactgttacgttttacattcccactagcaatgtgtgagagttctagttgctctACATCCTGGTCTACACTTGTTACAGTCAGTCCCttacattttagctattctaataggtgtgcagtggtatctcattgtggttttaattgcatttcactaatgactaatgataatgaacatcaCTTTGGTGCTTATTTATCACTTATTTgtcaattttctatttcattaatttctgcgcCCTACTTCCACTGTATTTCTTTCAGTATTCATTCACACAGGTTCCTCATTCAACCTTCAGCTGTATTAAAGGACTCCCATTTACCTATcccctaaagaaaaaagaaagaaagtcaccATAGTTTTTTGTAGTGAAAACTGATctattaatttgaaattttttttctaatagaagcATTCAGGCTACTAATATGTGAGATAATATAGCAACATCCTTACATGTTTTGagatattgtgttttcattttcattccgtTTAATATACCTTCTAAATttccttttgtattctttgatcCATGGATTATTCAGAAGTGTGCTATTTAGTTTCCAACATTAGGAATTTTCCAGAGATTTTTCTTGTATTGAGTTCTAATTTAGTCCCGTCTTGGTCAAGAGCATAGTTTGTATGACTTGGACCcacttaaatttattgagattagTTTTATGGACCAGACTATGGTCTATTTTCTgaaatgttctatgtgcacttgaacaGAATGTGTATTATATTATTCTTGGGTAGAGTATACTATAATTTCAATTAGGTCAAGTTAGTTGGGAGTATTGCTCCAGTCTTCTatatcttttctgattttctactTATTCTATTAATTACTGAAAGACATATATTGAAATCTTGGACTATAATTATGGAATTATGTATTCTACTTGCATTTCAAacaatttttccaaattattctGAAGTTCTATTGATAAATGTTTGGATTGTTATGTACTCGTGATGAATTTATGACTCTAATCATTATGTAATGagctctttttttgtgtgtgtgctatgAAATCCTCCTTTGTCTATCATAATTATAGCCCTGCCAGGTTCTCTTTGATAAGTGTTAATGTGgtatttattttgcattctttttttaacctatgtgtacatttatattaaaagtaaacttttataGACAGAATACTCTTATAGACAGAATACAGTTGcagtcacttttttcttttttttcttttttgttaacatataatgtattatttgtttcagggttacaggtctgtgattcatcagtcttacacaccacatcttctttatccattcatctgttgatggacatctaggctctttccatagtttggctattgtagacattgctgttataaacattggggtacaggtacCCCTTagtatcactacatttgtatctttgggtaaatacccagtagtgcaattgctgggtcatagggtagctctatttttaactttttgaggaacctccatactgttttccagagtgactgcaccagcttgcattcccaccaacagtgtaggagggttcccccttctctgcatcctcaccaacacctgtcgtttcctgacttgttaattttagccattctgactggtgtgaggtggtatctctttgaggttttgatttggatttccctgatgccgagcgatgttttaatgtgtctgttggccatttggatgtcttctttggaaaaatatctgttcatgtcttctgcccatttcttgattggatcatttcttctttgggtgttgagtttgataagttctttatagattttggatactagccctttacctgatatgtcatttgcaaatatcttctcccattctgtcagttgtcttttggttttgttgactgttttctttgctgggcaaaagctttttatcttgatgaagtcccaagagttcatttttgcccttgcttcccttgcctttgg
The sequence above is drawn from the Zalophus californianus isolate mZalCal1 chromosome 9, mZalCal1.pri.v2, whole genome shotgun sequence genome and encodes:
- the LOC113922032 gene encoding NKG2-D type II integral membrane protein-like isoform X3, whose protein sequence is MRLIRDRWDHHNMEMNEVHNYNCELVKHGTAPQWQKRKSTLITRKHGENPLFNKEAPISLQECYCGPCPKNWICYRNNCYQFFNESKSWYQSQASCMSQNSSLLKIYSREDQDFFKLVKSYHWMGLIQIPANGSWQWEDGTILLPSQLTMVEMENGTCAVYGSSFKGYTENCLTPNTYICMQRIA
- the LOC113922032 gene encoding NKG2-D type II integral membrane protein-like isoform X5; this translates as MAKEKVYINHKETWRKPISIFRSPCHCCSYGDPFHYNALFNKEAPISLQECYCGPCPKNWICYRNNCYQFFNESKSWYQSQASCMSQNSSLLKIYSREDQDFFKLVKSYHWMGLIQIPANGSWQWEDGTILLPSQLTMVEMENGTCAVYGSSFKGYTENCLTPNTYICMQRIA
- the LOC113922032 gene encoding NKG2-D type II integral membrane protein-like isoform X2, with product MNEVHNYNCELVKHGTAPQWQKRKSTLITRKHGENPSPFFVARAIAVAMGIHFIIMVMICGAIIVHSLFNKEAPISLQECYCGPCPKNWICYRNNCYQFFNESKSWYQSQASCMSQNSSLLKIYSREDQDFFKLVKSYHWMGLIQIPANGSWQWEDGTILLPSQLTMVEMENGTCAVYGSSFKGYTENCLTPNTYICMQRIA
- the LOC113922032 gene encoding NKG2-D type II integral membrane protein-like isoform X1 — translated: MRLIRDRWDHHNMEMNEVHNYNCELVKHGTAPQWQKRKSTLITRKHGENPSPFFVARAIAVAMGIHFIIMVMICGAIIVHSLFNKEAPISLQECYCGPCPKNWICYRNNCYQFFNESKSWYQSQASCMSQNSSLLKIYSREDQDFFKLVKSYHWMGLIQIPANGSWQWEDGTILLPSQLTMVEMENGTCAVYGSSFKGYTENCLTPNTYICMQRIA